The region GGGCGACCGCGTCGAAGACGTGGGCACGCCGGCCCTACTGGTCGACCTCGATGCCTTCGACCATAACGTGGCCGGGATGCAGGCGCTGGCCGATGCCGCCGCCGTGGCGCTGCGCCCGCATGCCAAGGCGCACAAGTCCGTCGCGATCGCACAGCGGCAGATTGCCGCCGGCGCCGTGGGTGTCTGCTGCCAGAAGCTCAGCGAGGCCTATCCGTTTGCCGCCGCCGGCATTGCCAGCATCCACATCAGCAACGAGTTCGTCGGTGCCGACAAGCTGGCGATGGCGGTGGAACTGGCCCGGCATGTGGACCTGAGCGTGTGCGTGGACGACGTGCGCCAGGTAGCCGCGATCGCCGCCGCCGCGGCGGCCGGCGGGGTGCGCATCACCGTGCTGGCGGAAGCCGATATCGGGCAGGGGCGCTGCGGCGTCGACAGCCCCGAAGCGTTGAGCCGGCTCGCCGATGCCATCGGCGAGGCGCCGTCGCTGCGCTTCGGCGGGCTGCAGGCGTATCACGGCGGCGCCCAGCACCTGGCGCACTGGACCCAGCGCCGCGACGCGGCCCGGCGCGCCGCCGAACAGGCGGACGCCTATGTGCGGCACCTGCGTGCCCGCGGCATCGCCTGCCGCGTGGTGACCGGCGGCGGCAGCGGCACCGCGGAGTTCGATTGCGAGAGCGGCGTCTATACCGAGATCCAGCCCGGCAGCTACGTGTTCCTGGACGGCCACTACGGCGCCAGCGAGTGGACGGGGCGCTTCCGGCCCCGGCATGGCCTGTTCCTTTCGACCACGGTGATGAGCACCGCGCGCGCCGGCGTGGCGGTGTGCGATGCGGGCCTGAAGTCGCTCGCGGTGGATTCCGGGCTGCCGCGCCTGTGGTCCGGCCCGGGCAGCGAGTGGCTGCGCTATGTCGCGGCCAACGACGAGCACGGCGTGCTGCAGGTGCTGGACGAAGACTCGCGCGCATTGCTGGGCAGCAAGCTATGGCTGGTGCCCGGCCACTGTGATCCCACCGCAAACCTGCACGCGCAATACGTGTGCTGCCGCGACGGGCATGTGACCGAGCTGTGGGACATCGCGGCGCGTGGACTGAGCCGCTGATGCCGCGCGGCAGCGCAGGAAAACGAAGAGAGAAAAGCCGCAACAAGCGGCACCGGGTAGTCAAAGCCAAAGGAGACCAACGATGCAACGCAACACAGTCAGGAAGACCCTGGCGGCCGTGGTGGGTGCCACGGCCTGCCTGAGCGCATGGGCATGGGAGCCGGCCAAGCCGGTCGAGATCGTGGTACCGTTCGGCGCCGGTGGCGCCTCGGACCAGATGGCGCGGTCGATCCAGGGGATCATCGCCAGGCACAAGCTGATGAGCCAGCCCGTGATCGTGCTGAACAAGGCGGGCGCCAGCGGTGCTGAAGGGCTGATGGATACCAAGGCCTCGCAGGGCAATCCGCACAAGCTGCTGGTGGCCTCGTCGGCGCTGTACACGGTGCCGATGGTCAGCCACCTGCCGTTTAGCTGGCGCGACCTGACGCCGGTGGCGATGATCGCGCAGGACGAGTTCGTGCTGTGGACCAATGCCGCGGCCCCGTACAAGACCGTGGCGCAGTTCATCGATGCCTCCAAAGCGAGCGCGGGCAAGATCAAGGTCGGCGGCACCAGCTCCAAGCGCGAAGACCAGATCATCAGCGCGCTGGTGCAGAAGAAGACCGGCACCCGCTTTATCTACGTGCCGTACAAGGGCGGTGGCGAGGCCGCGACGCAGCTGTCGGGCCAGCATATCGACGCCAACGTGAACAACCCGTCCGAATCGATCGGCCAGTGGCGCGCCGGCGAGCATCGCGCGCTGTGCGTGTTCGCGCCGGAACGCATGGCCTACAACGCCAAGGTCACGCAGACCCAGAGCTGGCATGACGTGCCGACCTGCAAGGAGCAGGGCCTCGACGTGCAATACCAGATGCTGCGCGTATTCATGATGCCGGGCGGCGTGACGCCGGAGCAGCAGAAGTACTACGTGGACCTGATGCAGAAGATCGTGGCCACCCCCGAGTGGAAGGAATACCTGGAGAAGAACGCGCTGAAGAACGAGTTCCTGACCGGCAAGGCCCTGACCGATTTCCTGGCGCGCGACGAAGCCGCGCACCGCGACATCATCAAGGAGGCGGGCTTCGTCGCCGCGCGCTGACGCTGGCAACGGATCACCAACGGGCTGCGCCGCGCGGCGCAGCCGATGGCCTGAAGCAAGGCGGGGGACAACATGGATTCACAACAGGAAGCGGCGCATGCGGGCGCCGGCATCTCGGTCAAGGCGGTTGAATTGACAGTGGCGCTGTGCCTGCTGGCCGGCGCGCTGGTGGTGATCTGGGGCAACTACGCGATCGGCGCCGGCTGGGCGCCGGACGGGCCGGAAGCGGGCTATTTCCCGATGCGGGTCGGGATCATCATCCTGGTCTGCAGCGTACTGGTGGGTGTGCAGGCGCTGCGCGGGGACCGCACCGCCGTGTTTGCGACGTGGCAGCAACTGCGGCAGGTGGGCGTGATCCTGGTGCCGCTGACCGTGTATGTCGGGCTGATCGGGCTGCTCGGCATCTACGTGGCATCGGCGGCCTTCATCGCCGGCTTCATGGTGTGGGTGGGCAAGGCGGCGTGGTGGAAGGCGGCGCTCATCGGCGTCGGCATCAATGCCTTGCTGTTCTGGATCTTCGAGATCCAGTTCCGCGTATCGCTGCCCAAGGGCCCGCTGGAAGCGGCGCTGGGCTACTAGGGAGGGCGGATCATGGATGAACTCAATGCATTGATGGGCGGCTTCGCCGTGGCGCTGTCGTGGCAGAACGTCGGGCTGATGTTCGTCGGCATCCTGCTTGGCATCGTGGTGGGGGTGCTGCCCGGCCTGGGCGGCCCCAACGGCGTGGCGATCCTGCTGCCGCTGACGTTCTCGATGGACCCCGTGTCCGCCATCATCATGCTGTCCTGCATCTACTGGGGCGCATTGTTCGGTGGGGCGATCACCTCGATCCTGTTCAATATTCCGGGCGAAGCCTGGTCGGTGGCCACCACCTTCGACGGCTACCCGATGGCGCAGCGCGGCGAGGCCGGCAAGGCCCTGACCTCGGCCTTCACCGGCTCGTGCCTGGGCGCGCTGGCCGGCGTGCTGCTGATCACCTTCCTGGCGCCGCTGGTGGCAAAGTTCGCGCTGCGCTTCGGCCCGCCCGAGTTCTTCGCGGTGTACCTGCTGACCTTCTGCAGCTTCGTCGGCATGGGCAAGGAATCCAAGCCCAAGATCCTGATCGCGATGTGCCTGGGCTTCGTGCTGGCCGCGGTCGGCATGGATACGGTGTCGGGCACGCTGCGCATGACCTTCGGCTCGACCGAGCTGCTGCGCGGCTTCGACTTCCTGGTGGCGGTGATCGGCCTGTTCGGCATCAGCGAGATCCTGATGACCATGGAAGAGGGCGTGGCCTTCCGCGGCAAGCAGGCCCGCATCGACCTGAAGGTGGTGCTGAAGACCTGGGCCGAACTGCCGCGCTACTGGCTGACGGTGCTGCGCTCTTCGGTGATCGGGTGCTGGCTCGGCATCACGCCGGGCGGCGCCACCGCGGCGTCGTTCATGGGGTATGGCGTGGCCAAGCGCATGGCCAGGGATCCCGATTCATTCGGGCAGGGCAATGTCGAAGGCGTGGTCGCGCCGGAGACTGCGGCGCACGCGGCCGGCACCAGCGCGCTCTTGCCGATGCTGGCGCTAGGGATTCCCGGCTCCGCCACCGCGGCGGTCTTGCTGGGCGGCCTGATGATCTGGGGCCTGCAGCCCGGGCCGCTGCTGTTCGCCGAGCAGGGACCGTTCGTATGGGGGCTGATCGCCAGCATGTACCTGGGCAATATCGTCGGCCTGATCGTGGTGCTGTCGACCGTGCCGCTGTTCGCGGCGATTCTGCGCATTCCGTTCTCGATCATCGCGCCGCTGATCCTGGTGATCTGCGCCATCGGCGCTTACACCGTCAACGGCGCGTTGTTCGACGTCTGGCTGATGCTGGGCTTCGGCGTGGTGGGTTATGTGTTGAAGAAGCTGGATTACCCGTTGGCGCCCATGGTGCTGGCGCTGGTGCTGGGGGACAGGGCCGAGGACGCGTTCCGGCAGACGATGCTGGTGTCGTCCGGGGCGTTGGATGTGTTCTGGTCGAACGGGCTGGTGGGGACGATCATGGGGCTGGCGGTGTTCGTGCTGGTGTGGCCGGTGGTTAGTGATTGGAGGATGCGGGGGAAGCGGGTTGCGTGAGGAGTAGGTGGTCGTGCATGGCCTTGTTTTCTCCCCTCTCCCGCCTGCGGGAGAGGGGCGGGGGAGAGGGCAGGAGTATCAACGAAGTCACGACCGCCAATCTGCCACTTCACCAGCCAAGGCATGTCTTGAGGAATTGTTTCGGAGATCGACTATTTGCGAACGGGCGTAGCGACGGCACGATGCTGCGTCCGCTCAGGAATGGGAACTGTCTTATCGAGTTCCTGACTCTAATGCGGGAGACTGACACGGTCATCGCACACAACGGTGGCCGGGCGTGGAAGCCCGAACTGCAAGCACCACAGGTCGGCGTCTTCGACGCCGCCTGTCTCCGCATACGCGCTTGTCATCCATGGCGGGCCGACACGAGGCAGCCGCAAGGCTGGCCGGCTTGGTGTTTGCATCGGTCTTCCACCCTCGTCGTCAGGCCCGCCGCCCTCCGCTAGCGTCGCGCGGCGGACCTTCAGGTAACGATTGGAGGGTCCTATGTCGGAAATCGATCTATCAACGGCGCGGTACAGTCTTTTGGCAGTGGCAGCGGGAATAGACGGCGTGCTTGCACTGCTAGACCAGCAGAGTGAATGGTGGGAGGGGGCTTTTGGGGCGTTTTGCTTATTGGGGTTGGTGAAGGCGCAGTTGGAACGGGTGTTGGAAGAAGAGTTGCCGGTTTCGTGAGGCTGGCGGTTTTCACTTGTTGGCATTGGCATGGAGGCGTGGGATCTGTCAGAAATTTTGTGTTTAGGGCATAACATGTCGCCAAGGAGCATGTATGCCACGCAAAACCAAGACCAGTCTAGCCGCCGACCGTGAGCTGCCGACCATCCCCGAGGACCTGATCGCCCATTTCGTCAAGGGGCCGATGACCGCTGAGGCCGTGCAGGACGCCTCAATGGCATTCAAGAAGGCCCTGATCGAGCGGGCGCTGGGCGCTGAGCTCGGCCATCATCTGGGCTACCCGCCTGGCGCTGAGCGCCCAGCCGGCACAGCCAATCAGCGCAATGGCAAGAGCGCCAAGACCGTCTTGACCGAGGACGGGCCGCTGCGGGTAGACATCCCGCGCGATCGAGACGGCAGCTTCGATCCGATCCTGATTCCCAAGCACGAGCGGCGCTTCACCGGGTTCGACGACAAGATCATCGCCATGTACGCCCGCGGCATGACCGTGCGCGAGATCCAGGCGTTTCTGGCCGAACAGTACGGCACCGAGGTCTCGCCCGAGTTCATCAGTTCGGTCACCGATGCGGTCATGGACGAGGTCACCACTTGGCAGGCCCGCCCGCTGGAGGTGATGTACCCGGTGGTGTTCTTCGATGCGCTGCGCGTCAAGATGCGTGAGGATGGGGTGGTACGCAACAAGGCCGTCTACCTGGCGCTGGGCGTGTTACCGGACGGCACCCGCGACATCCTGGGCCTGTGGATCGAGAACACCGAAGGCGCCAAGTTCTGGATGAAGGTGTTCAATGACCTGAAGACCCGCGGCACGCAGGACATTCTGATCGCGGTAACAGATGGCCTCAAGGGCATGGAGCAAGCCCTGAACGCGGTGTTCCCGCACACGACGCTGCAGACCTGCATCGTGCATCTGATCCGGAACAGCCTGGAGTACGTCAGCTGGAAGGAGCGCCGGGAGGTAGCCGCGGCGCTTAAGCCCGTGTACACGGCGCCCACCGTGGAGGCAGCGCTGGCCGAGCTGGCGGCCTTCGAGCAAGGAAAATGGGGGCAGCAGTACAAGCCGATCGCCGCGTCCTGGCATCGCGCCTGGGATCAAGTGATCCCATTCTTTACGTTCCCGCCGGCGATCCGCAAGATCATCTACACAACAAATGCGATCGAGAGTATCAATGCGCAGCTGCGCAAGATCATCAAGACGCGGGGACACTTCCCCAGTGATGAGGCAGCAACTAAGCTGCTGTGGCTGGCCCTGCGCAACATCACCGGTAAGTGGGGCAGCTCCACGCACGATTGGAAGGCTGCCATGAACCAGTTTGCGATCCTCTATGAGGAACGCTTCGCCCATCCGCATCGCTGAGATAATGCTGGCTCACCGTCGAATTAGCGGTGAGCCTTTACCTGCCCTGCACACAAAAAAACTGACAGGCCCGAGGCGTGCGGTGCTTGGAATTCAAAACGCCTTGCACACAAAAATACGGACATGCCCACAGCAAACGTTGAAAGGCCTGCCCGATTTGGACGCCCGACTTCGTGGATGCTCCTGCCCTCTCCCCCGCCCCTCTCCCGCAAGCGGGAGAGGGGAGCAAACAAGCGGTACCCAGAGGCCGTTGGGCTCGCCCGCGACAACGCGTGCGAGCGCAGCGACGCACTCCGTGCCAGTGCGCAAGACCTGAGATAGGGAGCGCGCGCAGCGCAGCCGAAGGCGTCCCACCGACGACGCAGTTAGAAGGCTGCCACCGACCTAAAGTCGGGTTCGTCCATCCGACCTCGAACGCCAGGCACATCCAGGTAGCGTCAGCAGGGTGGAACCACCACCAGCACGACCGCAAGTCACCACCGCTGGAACCACCAACGCCGCCTTAGCCAGCCGCTTAGGCGACGCGCTCTTTGCCTCCTTTCTGTCGCTCGGACAGAAAGGAGGTCGCCGGCTACGCCGGCGAAACAGCAGCGCCCGCCAAGCACGACCACCGACCGCAGTGCCAACGAATCCCAAACACTCACACCGTAGCAACCGGCGTAACCGGCGACCCCACCGCCCCGGGCAACCTCAACGGCGGCGCCGTCAACTGAAACCGCGTCCGCCCATTCCCTCGCAGCCAATCCGCCAGCTCCCGCAAATACCACAGCTCGCCCAGCGGCAACCCCAGCTTGAACAAGCAATGGTGATGCAGCGGCAGCAAAGGATGGTGCGATTCACCGTCGGGAGCCGGGCGCGCCGGATAGCGCTCCACCGCGTAGTTATCGGCGATCAGCGCCGCAATACCCGCATCGGTGATCCAATTCAGCAACTTGTCATCACGCCCGTCGAGCGCACAGCAGCTGTGATGCAGCACGCTCTCATCGGGCTCACGCTGCATCGACAGCACCACTTCGGCAAAGCCGGTGCGCAGCAGCAGCATGTCGCCGCGTTCGACTTCCGCCTTGCCGGCTTCCATCGCGCGCATCAGGTCGTCGTAGCCGACGTTGCGGAAGTCCATGCCGAAGACATGCGCCAGGTCCACCAGCACGCCGCGTCCCTGCATGCCCTTGACCGCGAAGTTCTCGATGCCGAGCGCGTGTGCCGCGCTGTGGTCGTGGCCGCAGGGGTGCGCCGCGAAGTTGTCGTCCTCGGCATAGTCGACCGGGCCGACGATATGCTCGTTGGCGCGGTAGCCGTTGTAGTAGACCCGCTCGGCGCGGCCATCGCCGTCGGCGTCGAAGAGCGCGCCCACATGCGCCAGCGCATCCCATTGCGTGCTGTACTGCAGGCTCATCAGCACCTGGTCGTCGCTGATGACATCGGTCGCGGCAGGGTCCATCTTCGCCAGCGGGAAGTTGGTGTAAGGCGAGTCGTCGCGGAAGGTTGGCCGCAGCACCGGCGGATGGCGGCGCGGATTGAGCTTGTTGCCGCCGGGGTAGTCCAGCGGCAGCGACAGGCAAAAGCTCAGGCCGGCCTGCACCTCGCGCGCGCCCTTGATGACCTGTTCGGGCCCGATCAGGTTGATGCGGCCGAGCTGGTCGTCGGGGCCGAAGTCTCCCCAGTTGGAACCTTGCGGACGTTGCTTCCAGCGCATGAGTCATGCCTCCTGTCGTGTGGGCGGCCGCGGCGAGCGGCCAGCGATGGGAATGGAATTGGGAGCGGGGCGATGCTGTGCACACGCCGGGCGCGTCGATTCGCCGGTCTCCTCTGCATGAAACCGGTTGCACCCTTATAGGCCATCTCCGACGCAACGGTCATTTTGCAGTGCAGCACAGGCGCGCGGGACTGAAGCCTGATCGCATTCTATTTTCATATGTTGTCGTACAACACATGCAATTTATGCAGCATGAGCCATGCGGACGAGTCGGAGATATCGGGATAACCCTCGGTAAGCCCAGCGCGAAAGCAGATAGAATGTTGTCAGACAACGTAACACATGCTCCGGCATATTCGGAGCTGGGAGAAGACATGGCAGCAGCCACCACCGCGGCCCCGCAGGCGTCGCGTCCCCTCTACATCGCGATGCACGCCGCCGACAACGTCGCCATCGTCGCCAATGACGGCGGCCTGCCGGCAGGTACCGCGTTCCCGTGTGGCCTGGTGCTGAAGGAAGCCATCCCGCAAGGCCACAAGGTGGCGCTGGCCGACCTGCGCGAAGGCGACGCGGTGATCCGATACAACGTGGTGATCGGCTACGCGCTCAGAGACCTGCCGCGCGGCAGCTGGATCAATGAGCGCGTGATCCGCATGCCGGAGGCGCCAGGGCTGGAAAATTTGCCGGTCAGCACGCGCGTGGCGCCGCTGCCGCCGCTGGAAGGCTATACCTTCGAGGGCTATCGCAATGCCGACGGGTCGGTCGGCACGCGCAACATCCTGGGCATTACCACCACCGTGCAGTGCGTCGAGGGCGTGGTCGAGTTCGCGGTGCGCCGCATCAAGGAAGAACTGCTGCCGAAATACCCTAACGTCGACGATGTGGTGGGCCTGGAGCATACCTATGGCTGCGGCGTGGCGATCGACGCGCCGGACGCCGGCATTCCGATCCGCACCATCCGCAATATCGCGCTGAACCCAAACTTCGGCGGCGAGGTGATGATCGTCAGCCTGGGCTGCGAGAAGCTGCAGCCGGCGCGCCTGATCGGCGCCGGCACCATCCCGATCCAGAAGGCGGGCGAACCCGATGTGGTGTGCCTGCAGGACGAGCAGCACGTGGGCTTCGCCGCGATGATCGATTCGATCATGGTCACCGCGGAAAAGCACCTCGCGCGCCTGAATGCGCGCCGGCGCGAGACCTGCCCCGCGTCAGACCTCGTGGTAGGGGTCCAGTGCGGCGGCAGCGATGCGTTCTCCGGCGTCACCGCCAACCCGGCGGTGGGCTTTGCCACCGACCTGCTGGTGCGTGCCGGCGCCACGGTGATGTTCTCCGAAGTGACCGAAGTCCGCGACGGCATCGACCAGCTCACCGCACGCGCCGCCACGCCAGAGGTGGCCGAGGCGCTGGTGCGCCAGATGGCCTGGTATGACCGCTACCTGGAGCAGGGCCAGGTTGACCGCAGCGCCAACACCACGCCGGGCAACAAGAAGGGCGGCCTGTCGAATATCGTCGAAAAGGCGATGGGCTCGATCGTCAAGTCCGGCACCGGCCCGATCCACGGCGTCAGCGGCCCGGGCGAAAAAGTCACGCAGAAAGGCCTGATCTACGCCGCCACGCCTGCCGGCGACTTTGTCTGCGGCACGCTGCAGCTCGCCGCCGGCATGAACCTGCACGTGTTCACCACCGGGCGCGGCACGCCATACGGGCTGGCGGAGGTACCGGTGGTCAAGGTCTCCACCCGCAATGACCTGGCGCGGCGCTGGCACGACCTGATGGACGTCAACGCCGGCCGCATCGCCACCGGCGAGGCCACCATCGAGGAAGTGGGCTGGGAGCTGTTCCACACGCTGCTGGCCGTGGCCAGCGGGAAGAAGTCATGGGCCGAGCATTGGAAAATCCGCAATGCGCTGGTGTTGTTCAATCCGGCGCCGGTGACTTGAGGGTGGAGTGATGGCAGGCTACGGGTTGCCCCGCAACGGCTTCAGCAAATACGCCAGCCCGTTGTGATCCAGTTCATGCATCAGCGCTAGAAGCGCGCCGATCTGCCCCGGCGGAAAGCCTTCGCGCGCGAACCAGTTCAGGTAGTTGCCCGGCAGGTCGGCGATCAGCGTGCCCTTGTGCTTGCCAAAGGGCATGGTGACGGTGACAAGCCGTTTCAGGGCGTCGGCGTCGAAATCGGTCATGGGAGCAAGCAATGCGGAAAGCGCCACGCTACCACAGTGGCGCTGGCGATAACGGAACTCAGATAGCGCGTGGGCGCGCGCGGGCGGATGCGGCGGTTGCCTCTGCCACGGCGGCGCGCACGCATTCGGCCAGCAATTCCGACGCACGGGAGCGCGTGGCGCGCGCCGCGCGGGCGATCACCAGCGGCTGGCGCACGGTCTCTTCCCGTATCGGTTTTTCCACCACGGCGGCGATCTGGGATGACGCGGGTGCCTGCGTGATCAGCAGCGCCACGCCCAGGCCGTTGGCCACCATGCCGCGCGCCAGCTCCAGCGAGGTGGCGCGGTAGCGCACTTCGGGCTGCAGCCCGTATTGCCAGAACGGCGCCATCAGGAATTCGCGGCTGTGCGGCAGGTCGATCAGGATCAGCGGCTCCTGGGCCAGGTCGTGCAGAGAGAGGCTGCCGCGGCGCCGGGCCAGCCGCGAGCCGGCTGGCACCAGGCCGTAGGGCCGCAGCTCCGCCAGCCGTTCGCGCTCGAGGTCTTCGGGCATGCCGACGTCGTAGCTCAGCGCCAGCTCGATCTGCCCGCCATGCAGCCAGTCTTCCAGCTGGGCCAGGTCGCCCTCGACAAATCGCACCGCCAGGTTCGGATAACGCTCGCGCGCCATGCGCAGCACCACCGGCAGGTAAACCGGCGCCAGCGTGCGGAACACCCCGATCTGCACTTCGCCGGCCGCGCCGTCGCCGCTCTTGTCGACTTCGAACGCCGTGGCCGCGCCAAGGATGTGGCGCGCTTCGGCCAGCTTGCGCGCGCCAAAGCGGGTCAGGGTCATGCGCGCGCCGGCGTCGCGCGCGAACAGGGCTTCGTCGAACAGCGTCTCCAGTTCGCGGATGGCCACGGAGATGGACGGCTGCGAGACGTTCAGCAGCCTGGCCGCCGCCGTGGTGC is a window of Cupriavidus taiwanensis LMG 19424 DNA encoding:
- a CDS encoding DSD1 family PLP-dependent enzyme, translated to MTEPMRTPLPDRASLHPPAAANVGDRVEDVGTPALLVDLDAFDHNVAGMQALADAAAVALRPHAKAHKSVAIAQRQIAAGAVGVCCQKLSEAYPFAAAGIASIHISNEFVGADKLAMAVELARHVDLSVCVDDVRQVAAIAAAAAAGGVRITVLAEADIGQGRCGVDSPEALSRLADAIGEAPSLRFGGLQAYHGGAQHLAHWTQRRDAARRAAEQADAYVRHLRARGIACRVVTGGGSGTAEFDCESGVYTEIQPGSYVFLDGHYGASEWTGRFRPRHGLFLSTTVMSTARAGVAVCDAGLKSLAVDSGLPRLWSGPGSEWLRYVAANDEHGVLQVLDEDSRALLGSKLWLVPGHCDPTANLHAQYVCCRDGHVTELWDIAARGLSR
- a CDS encoding Bug family tripartite tricarboxylate transporter substrate binding protein, encoding MQRNTVRKTLAAVVGATACLSAWAWEPAKPVEIVVPFGAGGASDQMARSIQGIIARHKLMSQPVIVLNKAGASGAEGLMDTKASQGNPHKLLVASSALYTVPMVSHLPFSWRDLTPVAMIAQDEFVLWTNAAAPYKTVAQFIDASKASAGKIKVGGTSSKREDQIISALVQKKTGTRFIYVPYKGGGEAATQLSGQHIDANVNNPSESIGQWRAGEHRALCVFAPERMAYNAKVTQTQSWHDVPTCKEQGLDVQYQMLRVFMMPGGVTPEQQKYYVDLMQKIVATPEWKEYLEKNALKNEFLTGKALTDFLARDEAAHRDIIKEAGFVAAR
- a CDS encoding tripartite tricarboxylate transporter TctB family protein, encoding MDSQQEAAHAGAGISVKAVELTVALCLLAGALVVIWGNYAIGAGWAPDGPEAGYFPMRVGIIILVCSVLVGVQALRGDRTAVFATWQQLRQVGVILVPLTVYVGLIGLLGIYVASAAFIAGFMVWVGKAAWWKAALIGVGINALLFWIFEIQFRVSLPKGPLEAALGY
- a CDS encoding tripartite tricarboxylate transporter permease; translation: MDELNALMGGFAVALSWQNVGLMFVGILLGIVVGVLPGLGGPNGVAILLPLTFSMDPVSAIIMLSCIYWGALFGGAITSILFNIPGEAWSVATTFDGYPMAQRGEAGKALTSAFTGSCLGALAGVLLITFLAPLVAKFALRFGPPEFFAVYLLTFCSFVGMGKESKPKILIAMCLGFVLAAVGMDTVSGTLRMTFGSTELLRGFDFLVAVIGLFGISEILMTMEEGVAFRGKQARIDLKVVLKTWAELPRYWLTVLRSSVIGCWLGITPGGATAASFMGYGVAKRMARDPDSFGQGNVEGVVAPETAAHAAGTSALLPMLALGIPGSATAAVLLGGLMIWGLQPGPLLFAEQGPFVWGLIASMYLGNIVGLIVVLSTVPLFAAILRIPFSIIAPLILVICAIGAYTVNGALFDVWLMLGFGVVGYVLKKLDYPLAPMVLALVLGDRAEDAFRQTMLVSSGALDVFWSNGLVGTIMGLAVFVLVWPVVSDWRMRGKRVA
- a CDS encoding DUF1484 family protein gives rise to the protein MSEIDLSTARYSLLAVAAGIDGVLALLDQQSEWWEGAFGAFCLLGLVKAQLERVLEEELPVS
- a CDS encoding IS256-like element ISRta2 family transposase; this encodes MPRKTKTSLAADRELPTIPEDLIAHFVKGPMTAEAVQDASMAFKKALIERALGAELGHHLGYPPGAERPAGTANQRNGKSAKTVLTEDGPLRVDIPRDRDGSFDPILIPKHERRFTGFDDKIIAMYARGMTVREIQAFLAEQYGTEVSPEFISSVTDAVMDEVTTWQARPLEVMYPVVFFDALRVKMREDGVVRNKAVYLALGVLPDGTRDILGLWIENTEGAKFWMKVFNDLKTRGTQDILIAVTDGLKGMEQALNAVFPHTTLQTCIVHLIRNSLEYVSWKERREVAAALKPVYTAPTVEAALAELAAFEQGKWGQQYKPIAASWHRAWDQVIPFFTFPPAIRKIIYTTNAIESINAQLRKIIKTRGHFPSDEAATKLLWLALRNITGKWGSSTHDWKAAMNQFAILYEERFAHPHR
- a CDS encoding cyclase family protein, encoding MRWKQRPQGSNWGDFGPDDQLGRINLIGPEQVIKGAREVQAGLSFCLSLPLDYPGGNKLNPRRHPPVLRPTFRDDSPYTNFPLAKMDPAATDVISDDQVLMSLQYSTQWDALAHVGALFDADGDGRAERVYYNGYRANEHIVGPVDYAEDDNFAAHPCGHDHSAAHALGIENFAVKGMQGRGVLVDLAHVFGMDFRNVGYDDLMRAMEAGKAEVERGDMLLLRTGFAEVVLSMQREPDESVLHHSCCALDGRDDKLLNWITDAGIAALIADNYAVERYPARPAPDGESHHPLLPLHHHCLFKLGLPLGELWYLRELADWLRGNGRTRFQLTAPPLRLPGAVGSPVTPVATV
- the garD gene encoding galactarate dehydratase, yielding MAAATTAAPQASRPLYIAMHAADNVAIVANDGGLPAGTAFPCGLVLKEAIPQGHKVALADLREGDAVIRYNVVIGYALRDLPRGSWINERVIRMPEAPGLENLPVSTRVAPLPPLEGYTFEGYRNADGSVGTRNILGITTTVQCVEGVVEFAVRRIKEELLPKYPNVDDVVGLEHTYGCGVAIDAPDAGIPIRTIRNIALNPNFGGEVMIVSLGCEKLQPARLIGAGTIPIQKAGEPDVVCLQDEQHVGFAAMIDSIMVTAEKHLARLNARRRETCPASDLVVGVQCGGSDAFSGVTANPAVGFATDLLVRAGATVMFSEVTEVRDGIDQLTARAATPEVAEALVRQMAWYDRYLEQGQVDRSANTTPGNKKGGLSNIVEKAMGSIVKSGTGPIHGVSGPGEKVTQKGLIYAATPAGDFVCGTLQLAAGMNLHVFTTGRGTPYGLAEVPVVKVSTRNDLARRWHDLMDVNAGRIATGEATIEEVGWELFHTLLAVASGKKSWAEHWKIRNALVLFNPAPVT
- a CDS encoding DUF3820 family protein, which gives rise to MTDFDADALKRLVTVTMPFGKHKGTLIADLPGNYLNWFAREGFPPGQIGALLALMHELDHNGLAYLLKPLRGNP
- a CDS encoding LysR family transcriptional regulator, with product MPVSRISLRRLRYFAATAETGSTTAAARLLNVSQPSISVAIRELETLFDEALFARDAGARMTLTRFGARKLAEARHILGAATAFEVDKSGDGAAGEVQIGVFRTLAPVYLPVVLRMARERYPNLAVRFVEGDLAQLEDWLHGGQIELALSYDVGMPEDLERERLAELRPYGLVPAGSRLARRRGSLSLHDLAQEPLILIDLPHSREFLMAPFWQYGLQPEVRYRATSLELARGMVANGLGVALLITQAPASSQIAAVVEKPIREETVRQPLVIARAARATRSRASELLAECVRAAVAEATAASARARPRAI